From Chiloscyllium punctatum isolate Juve2018m chromosome 36, sChiPun1.3, whole genome shotgun sequence, the proteins below share one genomic window:
- the LOC140460537 gene encoding uncharacterized protein, translating to MEKPEESRPVEKRWKCSDGGNSFHFPSALQIHQHIHTGDRPFSCPECGMGFAQTSALLRHQRTHTGERPFPCPECGKAFSNCSDLLRHQRSHSGERPFSCPNCGRRFTQASHLLRHLRVHAGERPFSCPECGKRFTQASNLLTHRRSHTGERPFSCPECGKAFSNSPNLLRHQQVHTGERPFSCPDCGKAFSDSSSLLTHQRIHSGERPFSCPECGKTFNNSSSLLTHQRIHTGERPFSCPECGKAFSNSPNLLRHRRVHTGERPFSCPECRKTFSNSSNLLKHQRIHTGERPFSCPECRKAFSNSSALLTHWRVHTGERPFSCPECRKDFTRSSHLQRHQRIHKPSQGV from the coding sequence atggagaaacccgaggaatccCGCCCCGTGGAGAAACGGTGGAAGTGCAGTGATGGCGGGAATAGCTTccatttcccgtctgccctgCAGATTCATCAGCACATCCACACAGGGGacaggccattctcctgccctgaATGTGGGATGGGCTTTGCCCAGACCTccgccctgctgaggcaccagcggacccacaccggggagaggccattcccctgcccagagtgcgggaaggccttcagtaattGTTccgacctgctgaggcaccagcggtcCCACTcgggggaaaggcccttcagctgccccaactGCGGAAGGAGATTTACCCAGgcctcccacctgctgaggcacctCCGGGTCCACgcaggggagaggccgttctcctgccctgagtgtgggaagagatttacccaggcctccaacctgctgacccaccggcggtcccacacaggggagagacccttcagctgccccgagtgtgggaaggccttcagtaattcccccaacctgctgaggcaccagcaggtccacactggggagaggcccttcagctgcccagattGTGGGAAGGCTTTCAGCGATTCCTCTTCCCTAttgacccaccagcggatccacagtggggagaggcccttcagctgccccgagtgcgggaagaccttcaacaattcctcttctctgctgacccaccagcggatccacactggggagaggcccttcagctgccccgaatgtgggaaggccttcagcaattcccccaacctgctgaggcaccggcgggtccacactggggagaggcctttcagctgtcCCGAGTGCAGGaagaccttcagcaattcctcaaacctactgaagcaccagcggattcacacgggggagaggcccttcagctgccctgagtgcaggaaggctttcagcaattcctccgccctgctgacccactggagggtccacacgggggagaggccgttcagctgccccgagtgcaggaaggacttcacccgctcctcccacctcCAGAGGCACCAGCGCATTCACAAACCATCGCAGGGTGTTTGA